The sequence below is a genomic window from Coffea arabica cultivar ET-39 chromosome 8e, Coffea Arabica ET-39 HiFi, whole genome shotgun sequence.
ATAGTATTCCCTTATCCCTATATACGCAAACCATATCATtttaacttgcatttcatttagctAATTAGAAAGTTAGGTTAGTCCATTTGCTTGTCTAAATTAGAAGAGTCACCCTTCGAATATGGGAATAGGCGAGTATGACTtcttagccttagcacgctattATCCCTCTATAAGAAGGAAAATTGTTTCATGAATTTTAGTTTTTCGTAtccgttatgttgcattcctcttttttaggtcatgtatatttatctatatatcataattttcttttcttcgaatctcatcttttgcatttttgTGACTTTTTCAAGGGATTATTCTTgggtttcacaattaatgtgattggtaccaattaaattttgaagaaacaTTTCATTTCTCCCGATATCCTCTAGATTTAGGTTTGTATCTATATagatccaaatgtgataagtttagAGGTTGGATTAcgaaaattttttactaaattTCGCAATTaaccttggttaggttgaaagggtgctttAGATTTGAATCGATCAAATCTTtgtctttcctttcttcaaccacaactcccgaacctttttctctcgttttcaaagatttggagtcgtttaaaagggtttatatattttaatttttttaaaacatttttttgggtaatttagtaaatctaaactcgataccaagtgacgactctttttttttaaaaaccatTTTTTAGGCTATTATTTTGGGCCCAAACCATTGCATCCCATtttaagccatttttctttattttccaaaataaaaaactcatgtTTAAAcacctttccttttatttcaaaaatggtgCGCGACATTCAGAAAATACGTCATTAATCATTTTGGTCATAACAATTATCTTCCAAAAATGTCAAATATAACCTTCAatggtaaaaataaaaaatgtccAATTATAAAGGGTAAATCCAtcatttgaaaagaaaattgcccTGGCATTAGTAACACCAACACCaaccaatttaaaaaaaagatcCCCATAAGAATGAGAATGGCAAAATAATTGACTTCTAAGATCAGTTAAATGTTATTCCCTCCTATTTCTAAGATTATTTTGTAATGTTTCGAGAAtccaactttttaaaaatagtggTTTGAATGTAATGTGACTCACAGGCGGTACGATGTAAGTTTGGATTAACCAATATGATATTCGAGTAATTAATTCAGTGTCAACAATTTTGTTCCTATTCTATATTCTAAATGTGGCCAATACACACCTTATGATTTCCCCGGTGAAAATGATATGTGCATGTTTTGTCAACAAAGGCTTTAGAATCAACGATgccaaaatgaaaaatacagGCAGCAATAATGCAACATCCCTTCAACTTCATTGCTTTGTTTTTTGTCCTATTCCTCGTTTATAGCTTATGTCAACAAAACGGCAAGAGATTCGAAACAGTTCAATGCTATCAACACTTTGGAATTCATTATTTGTGAGACACTTCAGCTGATAGCCAAACTACTTTATTTAATTCTCAGTGATTATCATACTTGCATGATCTGATATTTGATTCTCAGTAATTATTTAAGTCTATCATACTTGTACTATTTATCAATCTGTCAGATGTTGACGTTTGACCAACAATATTTGACCAGTACAACTTGACAAAGACTATATGACATAGAAGTTGTGCTGGATAATTAAGATAACTAATTAAGAACTAACTCTTAAGAAAGTAACTTGTACCCTCATGAATATATGTTGTAAGTTTCTATAGTAATCCATATACCTACTGTATTAATATGTGTTTTTGTGAGTAGAAAAGGTCGTAAAGTAGTGCAAACTgcaaagagagcaagagagccAAAGAATGGATCTACCCCTCAACTTCACTGCTTTCTTTCTGTTCATAGCCTTTGTTTTAACTTTGATCAAGGTATTGAAGAGATCAAAAACAGCCCAGAAACTACCACCATCTCCATGGAAACTACCTATTATAGGACATATGCATCATTTGTCAGGTTCTCCACCGCATCATGCTCTCAGAAAATTAGCTCAAAAATATGGACCTCTGATGCACATTCAGCTAGGTGAAATTTCTTCGATTGTGGTAACATCGCCCCGCTTAGCAAAAGAGATTATGAAACTCATGATCTTGCCTTTGCAAATCGTGGAGAAACTCTAGCGGGAAAGATCATGTTGTATAATTGTTCGGACATCGCTTGCTGTCCATATGGTGACTACTGGAGACAAATGCGCAAAATATGCACCTTGGAACTCCTTAGTTCTGAAAGTGTCCGATCATTTGGATCTATTCGGCAAGATGAGGCTTTGCATCTTGTCTCATCGATTAAGGCTCTGGCTAATGCTGGAAATTCAATTGATGTAACGGAAAAGATGTCTTCATACACAAGTGCGGTTCTCTACAGAGCAGCATTCGGCAAAGTAAGCAATGACGATCATTTTGCATTCTTTCAGCTAATCAAGGAATCATCTTCCATAGCAAGTGCCTTCGATGTTTCTGATCTGTTACCATCGTTCAAGATTCTTCATCCCTTCCTTTCGGTGAAGACTAAAATGCTAAATATCCACTATAAGCTAGATAAAGTTCTGGACAAAATAATTGATAAGCATATGGACAACTTAGCAAGAACAAAAATAGCTACAGGTGTATCGGACAATGAAGACATAATTGACGTCCTGCTAAGAGTTAAAGAAAGTGGTGAGCTTCAAATCCCACTTACCAAGGACAACATCAAAGCTGTTCTTTCTGTAAGTGTTTAACCAATTTTTTGCTTACTACCATTACATCTTTTAGTCTCTTACAAATAATTTTGGCATTGACTTTGATGCAGGATGTGTTTACAGGGGGAACTGAAACTTCATCCGCAACAGTGGAGTGGGCGATGTCCGAGTTGATTAGAAATCCAGGTGTGATGGCTAAGGCACGGAGTGAAATAAGGAATGCTTTTAGAGGAAAAAACACGATTGAAGAAACTGATATTCAGCAACTGGGATACCTAAGGTCAGTGATCAAAGAAACTTTGAGGCTACACCCTCCAATCCCTTTGTTGATTCCAAGAGAGTGTAGGGAGGAATGTGAAATCGATGGATATATTATCCCTGTCAAAACAAGAGTCTTGGTTAATGCTTGGGCAATCGGAAGAGACCCCGAGTATTGGGATGATGCAGAATCTTTCAGGCCAGAGAGATTTGAAAACAGCTCCATTGATTTCAATGGAAGTCACTTTGAGTATCTACCATTTGGTGCAGGAAGGAGAATTTGTGCAGGAATTGCATTTGGTTTGGCCAATGTTGAGCTTCCTTTAGCTCTTTTGCtttaccattttgactggaGACTTCCAAATGGCCTTGTTTCTCACGATTTAGACATGACAGAGACTGTTGTAATGACTGCATCAAGAGCAAACAATCTTCGCTTGCTGGCAACCATACATGATCCATGATCCATCCCCTGATTTGACAAACCAATCACTGTAAACAAAGTAAGGCATGCATTTGATTGGTAATATCTACAGATCTTGGCATTTGGTTGACTACATGTACGTTCAACCTCAAGGTCTATCTTTACAACCATGGTATGATAATCATCTTTCTGACAGTATTGTGATCCTTTTTGCCTTGCGCATTgcaataatattttattttttattttttccaaagtTGCAAATTTGATGAGTCAGAAAGCTCAAACTTGGGTGAAGTACCAGCAATTACGACAAAACCCACACACTCTTCTACAAGTAAAAGCAATACCTAACTACatacaaaagtcaaacaaaagaCATATATTTCAAGGGTTAGTTTAGACCATAAGCAACTTAATTAGCTCAGTTGGCCACCAGAGGATGGACTAAGTCTCTCCCTAGGCATAGGTTAGGGGGTTGAACCCTCCTGATTGCGTTTTCTCTCCAGAATCTCTTGGAATATGGACGAATGTTATTTAACTCCTTTGAACTTTTCAATAGATTAGATAGGTCTATCTCCATCCCCTTTCTCCGAGTATAGAACCAATTGTAATAatattgtattaaaaaaaaacaaaaaaacttgGACCATATGCATGTCCTAATGAAGTAACAATATATCCTGTAATAACttcattttcattctttttatgCATCCAAATTTCAGCGTTACCCTATAATCCGAAAAGTGTCATAATATACTctttaaaaatttgaaaacatATACTTGCACTAATTTTAGTCGGCCAATTCACAGCATCAAATTTTACCCCAACATTGTGACGTCAATAATTAATCTATAACGAGATGTTCACACTTCACGCTCCGTTTGGATGGTATGATTTTTAGATGGTTTGTCTTAAAACTTTACCATAACTCATAAtagttgtttaaaaaaaatgctgACATTTGTCCAAAAATACTCAAACATCCTCTATTTTTCTCCGCCACCGATATCCTATGTCATGCACTTTCATTTTGGTGTTTCTCAATAACCTGGAGGTTTTTAGATTATCACTGCTGATGGTATTTTACAccaattttgtttctttaaatAAGGCCGAAATCAGGACACCGGAATAGAGCCTCAAATATCTACAACAAGTACTTCGAGCAGTTCAAGTTGCTTGTGCAGGTTCAGTTCTGCCCCATACAGATCAGATTAATgcttgacccatgtttagcttACTTGAGATAACTGACACCTGGTGGAAAGAATATCATTTTGCATAGCATTTGCAAAAATTTCGAACCTACTTCCACGCTAATTCAATCAAACTCCTGTTCCCTTGAAGTGATCAAACAGATTCAAGCAATCATGAGCTCAATTGAACTATAAATCATGCCTGACGAACTCACTCTCCCGTTCAAAGTGATTGATAGTGCCATAAACTTTTGACAGAAAGACAGATGAGGCTAATGCCTGAAACAATATAGAAACAGAATTACTGAGCTAAGTACTTGTGTCATGCTCTACTAGACCGGGAGAAAATTCTAAGgcatattttatataattaatatataaaAGGGCTCGCAACTGATATAACATCTTTCACTGAAAATCTGAGGCTATAAAAGTTTCCAAAATGACTAACATAATGATTCAggcagatttctggaaaaaaaaaaaaagcccgtTTGTGCCTGGAAATCGGAGAGCTCAATCTTGGGATCAGAACCATTATGCAGCACTGCAAGTTCAAACAAATGTTAGGAACCTATTTCAACCCAAGGCAAACCAAGCCCCTCTTCATTGCAACCAACAATCATTTCCAGTATCACACCTACCAACTCATTTCACCCTTCTCCTTTCCCTGCTTTTTTCTCTGTCATGATCATCCCTCTCCCTGCTTCCACTTTTTTCCCGGTCCCTTTCACAATCCCTTCCCCTTTCACTTTCTGAACCATGTCTTTCCCTTTCTCGacgtctctctctttctctgttAATTTCACTGTCCCTATCCCTGTCTTTCATAGATGATTTTCGTGGAGGACTATTACTTCGACTTCGGCTGCGGCGACGCTTCCTTACAGGTTCATGCAAATTATCTCTCTTGTCTTTTCTCTCCAAAGATGACCTCCCTACATGTTCATGCATTTATGTGGAGAGAGAAGATATTAGAAAAAGCAGCAAGGTCCAATCAGAAGACAAAAGGCAAAGAGCTAGGAAAGTACAATTAATCCACGATCAGTATTCTCTGTCTAGAAATCCAGTTTTTAGGAATCCAAAAATGCATACATAAAGCAGACAATCATCTGGTAATCAGCCACACCAAACAAGATTTTACCTTCTATCAAAACATTATCTAGGCATATATAATACAACATAATCAATGTGTTAGGAatcatatttttcaaaattcttaCTCTTATAATAAAAGATCATACAGAGTGATTGTTACATATAAAACGAAAGTACTAACTCGGGTGTCATTAGAGCATTTTGCATCAATGTTTTTAAggattattttatatataaaatggAAGCACTAACTCGGGTGTGTCATTGAAGCATTTTGCTTCTATATTGTTAAGGATTATTTTAGATAATCTTGAGCAATAGCacaaacaatgaattgagttgtCATCGTACTGGAATTCTAGAGCTTGGGAAAATACAAGGACCCTAATCGTGCTGGATTATCTTTGCTACCTATCTTGACAAGTCATAGAGTTCCCTCTTCCTTCTTGTTTCCTCATAAATGAACTGGCATTTGCCACTGAATGAAAAACATTTAAGATGAAAAAGAGAGCAGAAGCTGATGATGCAGCCGCATGCTGGAAGTTTAAGAATAAACTAAGGGATCACTTCCAAGCAAGTTCTGGTTTAAAGGACTTTGTCCATGGCAGTTCCAGGGACTaaagatggttcaagtgatacaGAATTAAACTCTCCGAGCTTAAAGACTTGATAGAATTTTAGGTCTCAAGGGGTACATTGGTCTTTTACTGGTCAGCAGGAATTCCCACCAAATGTGTCATTGAATCTTGTATAGTTATTTGATTATATAAGGAAGCTAACTGGAGATAGGAATTCTAATAATTTACAACATTCTATCTTTTAGAATATCAGGATATTCGTAGCAcatattaaacaataaaagtTGGGAGATAGATTGTTCCCCCCCCCCCGGCACGGGgcctttcccttcttttttctgCTAGCACTGGTCGGCAAGAACACCCCTATCTTCTCCAGCATCAAAAGCTCCCTTTAAAAGTCAAACATTGTTCTGATTACAGCGGTATATCCTTGAAATTATTGGAAAGGCACCAGCAAAATCAAAAGCCAAAAATCCGGGTCTGTTTGGATTCAAGTTTTTCCCAAAATCTTGTATTTGAAATACAACTCTACAGTAACACACCCCaaatacactaaaaaaaataataataatgtaatataaaataaaaaatcacgATCTCGTTCTTCCTTCTCCACCCCTTGCCACCACCCCCCTGCCACCCTCCCTACCTCTTCTTCCCCcttctctcctccctccccccAACCAACTCCTCTCCCCACTTCctcatcctcctcctcctcccctccCTCCTCGTCTCCCCCTCCTACCACCCTCCCGCCTCCCCCCGTTTCATCCCAACCCCTTCCCTCCCTCCCAGCAACCACATCTGCTCCAGATTGGACAGGGGAGGGTAGGCTGGGGCCCCAGAAAAAAGGGTGGAGGGACAAGGTGGtggaaaaagggggaaaatgacggggagggaggaggggTGGGTCAAGGGGGAAGGACAGAGGGGTTACCGGTGTGGGTGTGGTTAGCGGGAGAAATGGGAGGAGAGGAGAGAGAAGGTGGGGGTGGCTGCTGGTGGTGGGTGGCAGTAAtggtggtggtgggggaggGGGGAAGAGGGGTGTTTTGGGAAACTAGTGTCTTGAACATATACCAAGATTTTTCCCAAGACAACAACAGTAAGCTACAATAATGTTTTAGACAAACCCCTATAAAACACACCATCCAAAGGGACACTTAAAATGTTTACCCTATTTATTTTTCATCTTAAACCTCCACATCTACAAACAATCATGACAACTAACTTTCACAATTCGAGAGTGCCAGCAGATATATACTTTCTCGAAATTTTTTgccatttccatttctttttccctcCTGGTGGGCTGTGTTCATAACAGCATTGATAAGTTAAAAAGAGACACAAGAAAGAGTTTCTTAAAACATGTTCACATGTAATATATTTGGCATACATTCAAAATAACATACTCATTGAAGTTGATCTTATCTTGAGCCTCATGCTGCATTCAAATCTGAGCAACTCTTTAATCTATCAGAATGCAATCAATCATCCTTTAGCATAGTTCATATGTGCACATTCAATTGATTCTACAAGACCATACCATAGGATTCACTTGTAACCGAACTATAAGAATGCATGTGTCATTTGGTATGCAGACAATTTCATCTGTTTATAGGACAAATTGTAATTTCTCCTGTTCATAGAGCTGCACACACAGAAATTAGACTAAAAGATCAAATAAAGCTTCAATCAAAGAAATCATTAAATGCTTAAAACTCCCTACAAGATTAAGCCATAGGGATTTTTACTAACAATTGTAAATACACAGTTGTGCATAGCGCATGAAGCGGTGAATGGATATTGTCATCAAACAGGCTGAACTGAAAAGGCACTAATTCTTCTAAATACTCAGCAGGAACAAAGTTATCAAAAAGCTACTTACTTCTTCCAGAAGCATCTTCATTCATATCCAACAATCCACAATCAGATAGTAATCGTCTTCGACGGCTTTCAACTTCTCTCTCAATTTCCTCTGAACTTTTTGTGCCTTGCTCTTCCAAATATTCACGATATTTTATGAGTTCAACTTCCACCCGCCTCAGCTTTTGTCTACAAATTATAAAATAGTAAAGCACCACATCAGCATATATCATCTGCAACCCTAGAGGAATTAAAATGTCAACCATACTGTCTTTGGGGCATCCACAAGAACATCTAATTAAAAGGTATTTCAGAAACTATATAATAGTAGCTTAAAGGAGTGACCTCTGTTCTTCATTCAAGCCACTTTCAGAATGTGATGAATTGCTCACATCAGTTGTAAAATCTGGCTCCTCATTCTTACCAAGTCCATCAGCAGCATTTTCGCTTCCAGAGGAAGAATAGGTCAATCCCAGATCCCTAGCACTTCCGTTTTGCTCATCATCACTCTCATCATCCTCTCTGGCCCACTTCGAGGCAGGCAAAATGGAATCATTTTTCCCTTCATTAGAATAGGAACTTAGTTCATGTCCAACAGGATTTGTTGGGAGCAAAGGCACTGCTCCTTTTCCTTTCAACTGCATCTCATCCTCATGACTATTCCATCCCGAGAATCCCATTGGATCTGTATCAACAGATTTCTCTTTCTTGCCACTAGGATATCTAGCTGAACTTGACTGACTTTGTTGATACTTCAACTCATCATCAACTTCATAGACTCGTTGTCTTTCTGCCTCTTCCAAATAAAGTAACCGTGCAACCATCATTTCTCTGCCACCTACAAGAGATAACCCATTGTGCCTACATCGTCGTTCAAGCTCACTAAGTGGAAGGTTCAAGAGCTCCTTCATTGCAGCTCCTTTCCCAATTGCCAAAGCAGCATCTTGGTTAATCTTTTCACCTTCCCCACGGTCATCTGAGCCAGTATTCTGTTCTAGCTCAGGAGCATCACCACATATAGAATGAAATGGAGTCACACCAGAATTTCCTGATCGAAGGAAAGTAGCTCTTAATCCATTCACATATGCATCGGAAAACAGAAACCAATCGGCCCATACTTGAAGAACTTTCAGAACTCGCTCCTGCAGAATGTCAATGAAAAGTGTGAACAAAACAAGTAGCCAGTAATATTCTGTCATACATAGCAGCCACTATCTTTTAACACATAAGTCTTACCTTAAGTGCCTCAGCTGTGATTCTCCCAGTTACAGAACGATACAAGTCATTGAAGCTTTCCATTATGTCAGGCAAAGTTGCCTCAAATTTGGTGCGATAAGCAGAGGCATTTTTCACCGGGGCACTACTATTGTGAAGGATATCTGAGACAAGCATAAGCCTTGCAACTTTTGTTGGTATGGGTGTTTCTTTAAGAGTCAGCGA
It includes:
- the LOC113704762 gene encoding protein RRC1-like isoform X2, producing the protein MEELKHEQEMRERRNQEREHWRDARHGDNSAPSSRFDELPDDFDPSGRPGSFDDGDPQTTNLYVGNLSPQVDENFLLRTFGRFGPIASVKIMWPRTEEERRRQRNCGFVAFMNRLDAQAAKDEMQGVVVYEYELKIGWGKSVALPSQALPAPPPGQMAIRSKEGATVILSGPSGPPVTTVPSQNSELVLTPNVPDINVIPPEDDHLRHVIDTMALYVLDGGCAFEQAIMERGRGNPLFGFLFELGSQEHTYYVWRLYSFAQGDTLQRWRTEPFIMITGSGRWIPPSLPTVKGPEHEKDGGSTYAAGKSRRVEVERTLTDAQRDEFEDMLRALTLERSQIKEAMGFALDNADAAGEVVEVLTESLTLKETPIPTKVARLMLVSDILHNSSAPVKNASAYRTKFEATLPDIMESFNDLYRSVTGRITAEALKERVLKVLQVWADWFLFSDAYVNGLRATFLRSGNSGVTPFHSICGDAPELEQNTGSDDRGEGEKINQDAALAIGKGAAMKELLNLPLSELERRCRHNGLSLVGGREMMVARLLYLEEAERQRVYEVDDELKYQQSQSSSARYPSGKKEKSVDTDPMGFSGWNSHEDEMQLKGKGAVPLLPTNPVGHELSSYSNEGKNDSILPASKWAREDDESDDEQNGSARDLGLTYSSSGSENAADGLGKNEEPDFTTDVSNSSHSESGLNEEQRQKLRRVEVELIKYREYLEEQGTKSSEEIEREVESRRRRLLSDCGLLDMNEDASGRRRSSLERKDKRDNLHEPVRKRRRSRSRSNSPPRKSSMKDRDRDSEINRERERRRERERHGSESERGRDCERDREKSGSRERDDHDREKSRERRRVK
- the LOC113704762 gene encoding protein RRC1-like isoform X1, with the protein product MSARKKTPFQKHREEEEAKKKRAEDETARLYQEFVESFQADNTPGSKAFVRGGLINPNERMKPDTEGGNSKDEVSGLKKGSRYVPSFIPPPLVTKGKEFDKKKEEKPREKEKGKSRNIDHFMEELKHEQEMRERRNQEREHWRDARHGDNSAPSSRFDELPDDFDPSGRPGSFDDGDPQTTNLYVGNLSPQVDENFLLRTFGRFGPIASVKIMWPRTEEERRRQRNCGFVAFMNRLDAQAAKDEMQGVVVYEYELKIGWGKSVALPSQALPAPPPGQMAIRSKEGATVILSGPSGPPVTTVPSQNSELVLTPNVPDINVIPPEDDHLRHVIDTMALYVLDGGCAFEQAIMERGRGNPLFGFLFELGSQEHTYYVWRLYSFAQGDTLQRWRTEPFIMITGSGRWIPPSLPTVKGPEHEKDGGSTYAAGKSRRVEVERTLTDAQRDEFEDMLRALTLERSQIKEAMGFALDNADAAGEVVEVLTESLTLKETPIPTKVARLMLVSDILHNSSAPVKNASAYRTKFEATLPDIMESFNDLYRSVTGRITAEALKERVLKVLQVWADWFLFSDAYVNGLRATFLRSGNSGVTPFHSICGDAPELEQNTGSDDRGEGEKINQDAALAIGKGAAMKELLNLPLSELERRCRHNGLSLVGGREMMVARLLYLEEAERQRVYEVDDELKYQQSQSSSARYPSGKKEKSVDTDPMGFSGWNSHEDEMQLKGKGAVPLLPTNPVGHELSSYSNEGKNDSILPASKWAREDDESDDEQNGSARDLGLTYSSSGSENAADGLGKNEEPDFTTDVSNSSHSESGLNEEQRQKLRRVEVELIKYREYLEEQGTKSSEEIEREVESRRRRLLSDCGLLDMNEDASGRRRSSLERKDKRDNLHEPVRKRRRSRSRSNSPPRKSSMKDRDRDSEINRERERRRERERHGSESERGRDCERDREKSGSRERDDHDREKSRERRRVK